The following DNA comes from Romeriopsis navalis LEGE 11480.
TTGCGGTATTCGACGGCATCTTGGTAGTTGCGCACCGGGTTAAAGGCATTGGGGGCGGGCAGGATACCAGCGAGGGTGGCGGCTTCATTCAGGTCAAGATCCTTGGCGGGCTTCCCAAAGTAAAACTGTGACGCATCGGCGAAGCCATAGTTCCCGTAACCGAGGTACACCCGATTGAGATATAGCAGCATCAACTGATCTTTGCTGTAGGCGGTTTCCAGCTTGAGTGCCACCACCGCTTCACGGACCTTACGCGCGGCCGAATCTTCACTGCCGACATAACTGCGCAGGATATTCCGGGCTAACTGCTGAGTAATTGTACTCGCCCCTTCTTTGATTCCCCCCCCGGCCACGTTCGCGACGACGGCGCGAGTAATCCCGATCGGGTCCACACCGGGATGCCAGTAAAACCGCGAATCCTCCGAAGCCATTACGGCTTTAGGCAAATAGGACGAATAATCTCGTAGGCTTTTTTGTTCAACGTGACTCTGGTTCGGTGGCAGTGGGCTGAGCGGCGTTTGACCATCACGGGCATAGACGACGACGGGACCCTGCACGGAGTTCGGCATGGGCGACACCGAAAATCCCTGCCAGGCGAGGGCGATCGCCATCGTCGCGAGAGCGGTCCCGCCCGACAAGCTGTAAAGCAATAAACGCAGGGTT
Coding sequences within:
- a CDS encoding transglycosylase domain-containing protein; this translates as MNSPRPPRKTILTSLTNLLQGVPTKVKFSQLQLKPNAKVAEVWVQLPEAAKAEVYPLLGDRYLMGRSSQSCDIVIRNSLVSQTHASITRDRGDRWFLGLLPRTRFRLRDENSTNGIYKGKRRLRSTTLYHNQVYTLGPPDLADAIRVQFKEEPSFWLKTLRLLLYSLSGGTALATMAIALAWQGFSVSPMPNSVQGPVVVYARDGQTPLSPLPPNQSHVEQKSLRDYSSYLPKAVMASEDSRFYWHPGVDPIGITRAVVANVAGGGIKEGASTITQQLARNILRSYVGSEDSAARKVREAVVALKLETAYSKDQLMLLYLNRVYLGYGNYGFADASQFYFGKPAKDLDLNEAATLAGILPAPNAFNPVRNYQDAVEYRNRVLERMVEQGMVSKEEGDNARRSRIQISPKARETLTSGIA